ATTCATAGAAGAGTATTCCCAGTCAATCAAATACAAACGACCTTGTGGTGACTCGATAAAGTTTTCTGGTACCAAATCGATGTGACAGGACTTTCTATCAACACCCAAATCAGCCAATCTCTTTTCTAGTGAAAATACATCTTTTCTTACAGTTTCATAGTTTTCATAAGGGATAGGTCCCTCAATCAAGGATTCATATTTGCTGATTTCCTCAAAAGGAGCAAATTCTCCTCTTAATTCTTTCCCTGAAGCGTGGATGGTTTGTAAAATTGGTGCAATCTTTTCAAACTTGGACTTGATTGATGTTGAATCAAGAGTTACTGCTGATTCGATGTACTCATTTACTTTGATCCCTGACTCAATATCAAAGAGATAATTTTTGACATCTAAATCTAAATCCTCTAAAAGTTCAAGATTGTACTTTTCATTTTGACGATTGATGAGTTTTTCAGTCCCTTTACCAAAAAATTTCACAATATACTGTTTGTTGGTTGTTTTAACCAAATAGTTTTGGTTGGTCATGCCTCCCAGCTGTTCAACACTGAGTACTTCCTCTTCATTAGATAGTAAAGAAGAAATTTTTTCTTTGATGAGTTTCTCCACAATTAACCTCCATCTTCTACACTTCCCACTTAAACACTGTTTTGAAAGCAGTATTTAGGTCTGTAGCAAAGACACGATGAATGTCCTTGATTTCTCTCACAGGTTCTTCAACATAAAGGATATTCTTCAGTCGATTCGCAAACTTTTTAACTTCCATCATTTGAATGGCCTTCTCAAAATCAACGCGTCCTGAGCGAGACGATCCCACTAATAACAATCCTTTTTCCAAAGCATCTCGTGTATTGATATTAACCTTGTATTCGCTCACTCCCATCATGAGAATCGTTCCCTGTGGACGAATATAACGAATCAAGTCATTGATAGCTGGACCTGTACCATCGCCACCACAACACTCAAATCCATGATCAAAGGTCAAATCCTCTGGGATATTATCCGTAATGTAGCACTCTTTTGCAAAAGAGAAGAGCTCCAGCTTTTCCCAATGGCGACCAATGACGATAATCTCTGCTTCTGGCAAGGTATAATTGATAATATTTGCAACCACAAAGGCCAAACTACCATCTCCGATAACTGCGATGCGCTCTCGCTTGCTATGAGCAAGATGTAGGAATCGATCCATGGCATGCATACCGACACTCACAAACTCGGTAATGGCGGCAACTGTGTCCTCGATGTCATTATAAGACACAACACGATCTTTGGGAAGAGAAACAAACTCTCTCATAAAGCCATCATAGCCACTAGATAGGAAGTAGGTTCCTGTCATGTAGTTCTCGTAGAACTCCTTGTCACTCTGCATAGGCGGTTGATTTGGAATCATGACCACCTTTTGACCGACTTCATAAGTCCCAGTCGGATCTGAAATAACAGTTCCACAAGACTCATGAATCATGGCCATAGGAAGCTTTTTAGCCAATATCTTTGGATCGCGTTTCCCTTGATAGTAACGTTGATCCGCATGACAAACCGCCATATAATTTGGACGAATCAGGATATGATTCTCCTGATCAATATCCTCTTCTTGGTATTTTACATTGATAAACTTTGGTTTTGTCAGTTGATAAATTTGATTAATCATAGCCTTAGTCTTTCTCAATCATGCTTTTTGCGATTTTCAAGTCTGTCACAGTTGTGATTTTAAGGTTTGAATATTCCCCTTTAGCTAGAGCAACATCTTTTCCTTTGATAACAAAAATCTTACATGCATCCGTTAGGATTTCCTTTTCTTGATCAGATAGGGAACCATACAAATCCATGAAATCCTTGCAGCGGAAGGTTTGAGGTGTCTGACCTTGATAGAGGTGAGCACGGTTTGGAATATCCGTGATAAACTGACCATTGGTGCTTTCAACAATGGTATCAACTGCTTCTACTACTGTATCAACTGCATCATGATTTTGAGCTAGCTTGATATTGTCCTGGATCATGCGAAGTGTGATAAAGGGACGAACTGAGTCGTGAGTAATCACGATATCTTCTGGAGTGATTGGACGATAGGCATCAATGGCTTCTATTATCTTCTCGATACTAGTATTGCGATCAGCACCACCCTTGGTAATGATGATACGGTCCTTGTGGAGAGAAAGATACTTGTCAACCAAGTCCTCAGCATGAGAGACCCAATCTCCATGAACTCCAACCACAATTTTTTCAATACTTGGTTCTAAAACAAATTTTTCAATTGTGTGAATCAAAATAGGACGATCACCCAACTCCAAGAATTGTTTAGGTAAATTACTGATTCCCATGCGTGTGCCAGTTCCTCCGGCTAGGATTCCTGCATAGATCATTTATATTCTCCTTTAGTTTATTCTAAAAAACTCATTACCATCTATTATATCACAATCTGTCTCCATCATGAAGAAAAGACAGAGTGTCATTTAGTATAATCAACACACCATTTAAGGTAAAAAGTGAACAATGTATTACTAAATCCAGAAAGATCATAACAAATTAAGAAATAAAATTAGGTTATCCTCTATATTAGCCATTCAACGTTCGGTTAATATAGAGTTCTTTAGAATATAATAGGAACCTTAAAGAAAACTTAAACAAAAATTATTTCTTTAGCAAAGGATACTGGATGTCCATAGTATATATCTTAAAAGTTGTTTGAGGGATTCATTATAAAAGCTCATATATCTCATGAATTAAACAAATAATAGACTTTTGCACCTAAAATTGATAAAATAAATAGAAAAATAATAGGAAAAGGAAACTGTAAACCGCCATGATGAATATGCAAAACATGATGCGCCAAGCACAAAAACTTCAAAAACAAATGGAACAAAGCCAAGCAGAACTTGCTGCCATGGAATTTGTTGGAAAATCAGCTCAGGACCTTGTCCAAGCAACTTTGACTGGAGATAAAAAAGTTGTCAGCATTGACTTCAACCCAGCAGTTGTAGATCCAGAAGATCT
This genomic interval from Streptococcus oralis subsp. tigurinus contains the following:
- a CDS encoding phosphotransferase family protein, coding for MEKLIKEKISSLLSNEEEVLSVEQLGGMTNQNYLVKTTNKQYIVKFFGKGTEKLINRQNEKYNLELLEDLDLDVKNYLFDIESGIKVNEYIESAVTLDSTSIKSKFEKIAPILQTIHASGKELRGEFAPFEEISKYESLIEGPIPYENYETVRKDVFSLEKRLADLGVDRKSCHIDLVPENFIESPQGRLYLIDWEYSSMNDPMWDLAALFLESEFTKQEEDDFLSYYESDKTPVSREKIRIYKILQDTIWSLWTVYKEAQGADFGDYGINRYQRAVEGLTYYGG
- a CDS encoding ribitol-5-phosphate dehydrogenase; the protein is MINQIYQLTKPKFINVKYQEEDIDQENHILIRPNYMAVCHADQRYYQGKRDPKILAKKLPMAMIHESCGTVISDPTGTYEVGQKVVMIPNQPPMQSDKEFYENYMTGTYFLSSGYDGFMREFVSLPKDRVVSYNDIEDTVAAITEFVSVGMHAMDRFLHLAHSKRERIAVIGDGSLAFVVANIINYTLPEAEIIVIGRHWEKLELFSFAKECYITDNIPEDLTFDHGFECCGGDGTGPAINDLIRYIRPQGTILMMGVSEYKVNINTRDALEKGLLLVGSSRSGRVDFEKAIQMMEVKKFANRLKNILYVEEPVREIKDIHRVFATDLNTAFKTVFKWEV
- a CDS encoding 2-C-methyl-D-erythritol 4-phosphate cytidylyltransferase is translated as MIYAGILAGGTGTRMGISNLPKQFLELGDRPILIHTIEKFVLEPSIEKIVVGVHGDWVSHAEDLVDKYLSLHKDRIIITKGGADRNTSIEKIIEAIDAYRPITPEDIVITHDSVRPFITLRMIQDNIKLAQNHDAVDTVVEAVDTIVESTNGQFITDIPNRAHLYQGQTPQTFRCKDFMDLYGSLSDQEKEILTDACKIFVIKGKDVALAKGEYSNLKITTVTDLKIAKSMIEKD
- a CDS encoding YbaB/EbfC family nucleoid-associated protein translates to MMNMQNMMRQAQKLQKQMEQSQAELAAMEFVGKSAQDLVQATLTGDKKVVSIDFNPAVVDPEDLETLSDMTVQAVNAALEQIDETTKKKLGAFAGKLPF